In Palaemon carinicauda isolate YSFRI2023 chromosome 14, ASM3689809v2, whole genome shotgun sequence, the following proteins share a genomic window:
- the LOC137652990 gene encoding uncharacterized protein, translating into MTIEANSTSHRHTKVKLTFRTVEANSTRQKHPKVKLAFMTVEANSTSQRHPKVKLAFMTVEANSTSHRHTKVKLTFMTIEANSTSHRHTKVKLTFMTIEANSTSHRHTKVKLTFMTVEANSTSHRHTKVKLTFMTVEANSTSHRHTKVKLTFMTVEANSTSHRHTKVKLTFMTVEANSTSHRHPKVKLTFMTIEANSTSQRHPKVKLTFMTIEANSTSHRHTKVKLTFMTVEANSTSHRHPKVKLTFMTIEANSTSQRYPKVKLTFMTIEANSTSHRHTKVKLTFMTVEANSTSHRHTKVKLTFMTVEANSTSQRHPKVKLTCMTIEANSTSQRHPKVKLTFMTIEANSTSQRHPKVKLAFMTVEANSTSQRHPKVKLAFMTVEANSTSQRHPKVKLAFMTVEANSTSQRHPKVKLAFMTVEANSTSQRHPKVKLAFMTVEANSTSQRNPRNGRKT; encoded by the coding sequence ATGACAATAGAAGCTAATTCTACAAGCCACAGACACACTAAGGTAAAACTTACTTTCAGGACAGTAGAAGCTAATTCTACAAGACAAAAACACCCTAAGGTAAAACTTGCTTTCATGACAGTAGAAGCTAATTCTACAAGCCAAAGACACCCTAAGGTAAAACTTGCTTTCATGACAGTAGAAGCTAATTCTACAAGCCACAGACACACTAAGGTAAAACTTACTTTCATGACAATAGAAGCTAATTCTACAAGCCACAGACACACTAAGGTAAAACTTACTTTCATGACAATAGAAGCTAATTCTACAAGCCACAGACACACTAAGGTAAAACTTACTTTCATGACAGTAGAAGCTAATTCTACAAGCCACAGACACACTAAGGTAAAACTTACTTTCATGACAGTAGAAGCTAATTCTACAAGCCACAGACACACTAAGGTAAAACTTACTTTCATGACAGTAGAAGCTAATTCTACAAGCCACAGACACACTAAGGTAAAACTTACTTTCATGACAGTAGAAGCTAATTCTACAAGCCACAGACACCCTAAGGTAAAACTTACTTTCATGACAATAGAAGCTAATTCTACAAGCCAAAGACACCCTAAGGTAAAACTTACTTTCATGACAATAGAAGCTAATTCTACAAGCCACAGACACACTAAGGTAAAACTTACTTTCATGACAGTAGAAGCTAATTCTACAAGCCACAGACACCCTAAGGTAAAACTTACTTTCATGACAATAGAAGCTAATTCTACAAGCCAAAGATACCCTAAGGTAAAACTTACTTTCATGACAATAGAAGCTAATTCTACAAGCCACAGACACACTAAGGTAAAACTTACTTTCATGACAGTAGAAGCTAATTCTACAAGCCACAGACACACTAAGGTAAAACTTACTTTCATGACAGTAGAAGCTAATTCTACAAGCCAAAGACACCCTAAGGTAAAACTTACTTGCATGACAATAGAAGCTAATTCTACAAGCCAAAGACACCCTAAGGTAAAACTTACTTTCATGACAATAGAAGCTAATTCTACAAGCCAAAGACACCCTAAGGTAAAACTTGCTTTCATGACAGTAGAAGCTAATTCTACAAGCCAAAGACACCCTAAGGTAAAACTTGCTTTCATGACAGTAGAAGCTAATTCTACAAGCCAAAGACACCCTAAGGTAAAACTTGCTTTCATGACAGTAGAAGCTAATTCTACAAGCCAAAGACACCCTAAGGTAAAACTTGCTTTCATGACAGTAGAAGCTAATTCTACAAGCCAAAGACACCCTAAGGTAAAACTTGCTTTCATGACAGTAGAAGCTAATTCTACAAGCCAAAGAAACCCTAGAAATGGTAGGAAAACTTGA